The Drosophila suzukii chromosome X, CBGP_Dsuzu_IsoJpt1.0, whole genome shotgun sequence DNA window CGCAGGCGGTAAACAGCGTCTACCGCGAGGTGTTTATTGAATTCAACGATGACGGCGAACCAAAGGTGAAGGACATCATTCAGTTCTATAATAACATATATGTGCCGAAGATCCGACAATTCGCCATCGAATACCTGAACGTAACACCGGACGTGAGTGGCCGGACCTCGGACCTGCTGCTCTCCCCGCACCCGAAGGAACGGGCCGCCCAGCCCAAGAAGGTTACCCAGAACCACTCTCTCTTCGTGTCGCAGATGCCTAAGAACGAGATCCAGCAGTCGCCCAACCAAATGGTCTACAGGTTCTACCACAGTCCCGCTAAGGTAGCTAAGCATTTACCACAATTTTAATTGTGGAATAGAGAGGAGATCAGCAGATCAGTTACCACTTCTTATGGTCTGCTGGTTTGCTTGCACTTCAGTTTTACAGTCATTTCTATTGATTAATCCTAATTTGTTCTCTATTCCCACAGGACCTCCAGCTAATGAACGAAAAGGTACGCGGGGGCAAGCGCATGCTCAGCTTCGGGGACGAGCCCGGATTGGGTGGTATTACGGAGACGAAGCGCCTGGTGCGAGAATTGCCGCCGCACCTTAGCCAGATTAAGGCTGTGATGGACGACCGGGAACTGCAGACTGCTGTGCCGGCGGAGGGGAGCGGCCAGGACGCAGGGGGAGAACACGAGACATAAACACGGGGCTTTAGGGGCAGCTTAGACTTAAGGCTATTACAAcacaaaaaacacaaaaactaaacaaatcCGTCGCCGAAGGCCACTCTTTTTACACGCTGGCTCCTCCGGCGCAAGTTCGACTATTTTAtgattgtttttttttaattaataactCTTAGTatgacatttttatttaaaaccaACCACAACCAATCGTACGCATCTCTTTTGTAGTTTGTTCAACGCCAACCAGCCAGAATTCATACGCTAACCATACAATACATGTAAACAACCAATACTTGAAAGGAATTTTAGTAAATACCTGAACACACACATCCATCGGTCGCAGCTCCTTTCTATCCATTCCGGAAACCCGGGGATCAGGATCTAGGTAGGCCGCGGtcaataacaaataaaattaaggCAGTCCACATTATATATACAAacatatatacaaatacacttttaaaaaattgatATTGATTGAATTGCTTTCTGACAGGGACCGCTACATAACATTTTACCTAACCACCTACGGATTTTTCTGTTCGCCTGGTACTTGAAATCGAAAATTACCCGACAAATATATTCAAACCATAAAAATTTTACGTTTCatagcaaatttttttgatttccGTCACCAGGCGAACATAATCCGTAGCAAGTGGCTGCTGGGACTTAAAGTTTAAGAAATTCTGGAAAACAACCGTTATTTGGCCAAAGCTCATAGAGATGCCCATTTCACCTAACCACCTACGGATTTTTCTGTTCGCCTGGTACTTGAAGATAATCAAAATCCCATACAATCAAAGTCAATAGAAATAACAAATCCAAAATACCTTGTTTGCTCGTCGAGAAAAAGGTCAGATTTCTTGATTTCTTAATTTCAGACACCAGGCGAACATAAACGTTTAGTAGGTGTAAAACGATCAGCTGATTAGCTTTTTCCAAGCTTACTTAGAGATGCTCTCGTGATTTCCTCCCTTTGGCACGGCCTAAGCAAATACATAGGATTAAACTGTTATTTCGTGCATATCGTGACAAGCTCGTGAAACAGCCATAATTGCTCATCTCTAGTCTGCGTTTGGCTCACAACTAACGGTTCTTTCCCATGGAGATCAGGTCCTATTGGTCAGTGGGAGGAGGGGAAATATGCAAAGGGCCGCCATCTTGAAAATGAACAGCTGTTTAAGTTCACTTTTGGCTACCAGCTGTCACTTGCTAAGTTTTCTGTTTGCCTGGTGTCTGAGAACCATAAATCTAGCATTTTGACTGAAAAAATGTTACGAAGCCTTTCAATTTGTTGAAGTAAACTAGcaatttttcaatttcaaacaCCAGGTGAACAGGAAAATGCGTAGGTGGCCGACTATTAGTTTTTAAGGCTTTACTAGAGGTGTGCCATTTCAAAATATGTAAGACCTTTTGCTGCTGACCAAGCGACAGCCCACCTCTAGTCGGCATACACTAAACTAACGGTTCTCTTCCATTGAGAAAATGTTAGCTCCCACCAGTCACTTGCTACGGATTATGTTGGCCTGGTGTCAAAgatcaaaaaattaaatttcagcCTTATAAAAATGTCAATTCATAGAAATCATAAAACGAAAATACCTTATTTGCTCCTCGAGAAAATGGTCAGATTTCTTGATTTCTTAATTTCAGACACCAGGCGAACATAGACGTCTAGTAGGTGTAAAACGATCAGCTGATTAGCTTAATTCAAGTTTACTTAGAGATGCTCCAGTGATTTCTTCCATTTGGCACGGCCTAAGCAAATTCATAGGACTTAACTGTTACTTCGTACATATCGTGACAAGTTCGTGACAAGATCGCGACAAGCTCGTGACAACCTGTTGCCACGGCCATGGTTGCTCATCTCTGGTCTGCGTTTGGCTCGCAACTAACTGTTCTTTCCAATGGTCATCAATTCCTATTGGTCAGTGGGGGGAGGGGAAATAGGTAAAGGTTCGCCATCTTGAAAATGAACAGTTATGCAAGTTCACTTGCTAAAAGTACCAGCTGCATCTTGCTAAGTTTTCTGTTTGCCTGGTGTCTGAGAGCCACATACCCAGCATTTTTACTGGAAAAATGTTACGTTATGTTGAAGTAAATGGGCGATTTGTTCAATTTTAAACACCAGGTAAGCAGGAGAAATAATAGGTGGCCAACGATCAGTTTGTAAGGCTTTGCTAATTCTAGGCTAACAATCCCAAAcactttaagaaaaattaatttttaactAATTTTTGCTTCCCACAAAATCCACAAATCCTCAAAATCATGTAATTCGATAAAGGAAAGACAACAATttgtaaattaattttatttatggaTCCTTTGGCTGCCCAGTGGGTTACGTGATGGTTGGGTGTTTCTATGTGTCCAACCGGAGTGTGCTCGTGATGAAAGCCAGGGCGCAGCGCTGTTGTGTGGTCACTTCTGCCTGAAGTCGCTGCTCCAGCAGAGGACTGCAGGTGAATAGCGGCGCCGACTGCTCGGGGACAACGCGATATGCGACTCGCCGCCACGTGGCCCGCACCTGCTCCAGTCGGTCCTCCTCAAGCGACTCCCGCATCGCCGGCAGATCCGAGCTCATTGCCAGCGTCAGCAGGTGGGCAATCGCCAGGCAGAGCTGCTGCTGCAGAGCATCCCGGTGATTGTACTCCTGGAAGCTGTCCAGCGCATTGGAGCGCTCCAGCCCCTCCAGGAGCGAGCGCCAGACCAGCTGAAGATGGGAGCCCAGATCCTCACGATGCACCACCTGCAGCAGCACTCCGGCGGCGTTGGTGCGCACCTTAAAGTTGGTGTGCTGCGCCACCAGTTGACTCAGAGCGGGGAAGAGGATCCCAGCCAGGTGGCTGCTGGCAAGGAAGGCCCTGTGCTTCACTAGGTTTCCGATGGCATGGCAGGCGTTCCACTTTACTTTGGCGGTGCCCGAGGACCTTACGCAGTCCAGCAGCTTGGACATGGCTAGCTGCATCTGGTCACAGTTCTCCGATGGCTGGAGCTGCAGGATCTGGAGTAGGTTCCCCAAAGCGCGCACCGCATTGGCCCTGACCTTGTCGTTATCACCGCAGCTTTTCATTGCCGCCTGGATGAGGCGTCCCAAAAGTTCAGCGGAAATCCTTTCGGTCGAGTTTGGAATGCCGGCCACCAAGGCGTCACTAATGTTTCCAAGCGCCCAGGCGGCTTTGATCCTTACGACCAATTGGGAGTCCCCTATGATGCGCAAGGTCAACTCCGCTGCATTCTCCAGAAATCCCAGATCTGTCTTCAACGAAGGTTGCAGCACGTAGACGGCCATTGCCCGCAGAGCTGCTCCCCTGACCAGCCCCTCTTCATGGTCGTCGCTGGCACATCCGCTCAGAAAGGCTAGCAGCGCGGTCCTCTGACCATCCGATAGTCTCTCAAAGCTAAAAGCTCCCATGTTGGACAGGGCGTCGCAAAGTGCGCATTTCAGGGAGAACCCGGCGGCATCGTAGGCTCCATACGTGGCGGGCAACAGGGTTAGCCAGAAGGATATCTGTAACTCCCTTTCTGACGGCTCCGGCAGTAGTCTTCCCAGCTGGTACCCGACCGAGTCCAGGCAGCGTGCGGCATACAGCTTCACATCTGAAGCTGGATCACACAATCCGGCGGAGATTACCCTTGCCAAACGGGCCTGATGTCCTCGGAGTAGGCCAATATGCGTGGCCATTGCCTGAAGCACCTGAAAACACTCGAGGCGCACGGTGGCTGGAGTTCCGGGACCCTCCAAATACCGAAGCACCTGCCTCAGCAGCCAGGAATTGCGCGGAATGGATGGCGACACGGTGTGGACGGGACTAACATCATTTTTCTGCGCGTGaccctcctcctcctcctcgagTTCCACCTCCGCATCCGAGTCGCAAAGCTCCTGGTACTCCTGGACCGCGTTTGCCTGTTCTAATTGAATGTTTCTATGGCTGGGGGAAAGTCCCACCGAGCTGGCAATTTCCGGCGTAAGTTTAGCCGTGCCCACCAGCATTTCCATGACCAGCAAAGCGGACACGGCTACCTGAGGGTCTGCACTCTTGGCCAGCTTCTTGACATGGCCCACAAACCCGTAGACAAATCCCATTTCAAGCTGGTCGAAGGGCGTGGCTTGTACCAAAACGGCCAGACACTTGAGACACTGCGTTAGCACGGGCGGCGTATACTCCCGCTCGAGGATGAGACTCAAGGTGCGATATGCGGCGAACACGGAGCTGGCCAGGCTGACAGCGAACGGCGTGAAGTTACTGGGTCCGCGCGAGCAGGCCTGGCTGAGGAACATCTTCGATCCGTAAAGCAGCTGGGAACCCAGCTGCAAAGCCAGGGCACGACAACGGGAATTGGTGTCCCTCTGACCGATTAGTAGCAGGTGACGACTGCCACCAGAGTCTCCATAGGGGAACAGGACGTGCCAGTAGCCATACAACGAGCGTCGGGGCAATTGGTTGGCCAGGGCTCCCAGCAAGTGTAGAGCGGATATTCTCACCCTGGCCTGCTGCTGTCTTAGGTGCTTTGCTTCTGTCTGCTGATCCGAATCGGAGGGCAGGCAATTCTCGGCCGAGTCTCCAGTCAAGCATCCGTAATCCTGGTTACCCATCAGCAGAACACGATCTCGCGGATCGGCCTCTGGGGGTTCACTGACTCCCTGGTTTCGTTGCTTGGCCAACGATCGCATCTTTCGCACCTTGTTCTTTCGGCCGCAGGAGCGAGAATGCTGAGCGGGCGGGTGCTCCGGCTCGTCCTTCTCCTGCCCATAGTCAGCTGACTGCTGGGCGGGTGGCAATTTTCGGGGCTTAACTAGGGATTCCGCTTCAGCTCCGTACTGTAGGTAGCACTGCACAAGCCCCATCACCTCAGGAAGCCGTTGAGTCGCGTAGTCGGGCTGCCTGGTTACCAGCTTCTGGAGCAGATCCAGGCTGCGCGCCAACAGCAGGGGCAGCTGCTCATCCTTGGCGGTCAGCCAGCAGCCCTCAAAGTGCATGTGTATGAGAGAGTTGGCCAGGTTCCGGCTGTGACCACTCTCCTCCTGAGACTCCTCTAGCTCAGCTAACACATGTTCCTGGCACTGCAAAAGCAACAGGGCTGCGTCTATATCTTTTACTTGGGTTAATGCGGTCAATCTGGGCCAGAATTCTGCCAGCTTCTCTTTGGGCGTCGATTTGAGCAGGGTCAGCAGCAAATTGAGGGCCTCGGCGGACTGCTCTTGCTGTCCTTCCGTCATTAGCTCGTTTACCAGCAGGTGGGATCTTACCAGGATTATCTTTCTGGCGAGGACTAGCTCGTTGAGCCACAGCTGCCAGAGGCGCTCGAGGTGCCCTCTCGCTCGTACCTCCACGATTATCTGCCGCAAACGATCAGCCGCCACGCCCACTGGAATGCCCAGCTGGTGGTGCAGCTCCCGGATGAGCTGCAAGTGCGCCTGGCGTTGCTCCTCCCGCTGCTCCGCTCCAGATTCCGCCTCCAGAAGCTTCTGGTGTAGATCCATTTTCATCAGTGTGGCGTATTTTATACCGTTCTTACTTTTTTCAAATACACCATAAATACCAACTAACAGGGCCGTTTTTGGGCCGCCCAACCCCAGTGCCCTGTTGTCAGCGTTTACTAACACGCCATCTATAACAGCCCTGCGAAACAGagaaatatactttttataccaAATACTAAATATCGAAAATACCAAGTAACGAGACCAACTCGGAATTTTTACATCTCCTTTACATTTACATATTGCCGTGTtataaagcctagtactcacatctaCGAAAGACGCGAGCGAGAAGCAAACacgcggctaacgcttttcgtcgggtctgtttttcagcgcggtactcagatgtgttaaggaaataccagaaaaaaaacCAGATTTAGCGAGTAAATTTCGATGAACGCTGTTAGCCGCTagccaaagaataagaaaattaatctTTGGCGCTCGTGCAAAAGCGAtgtggaatttaaaaattaaaaatggaaggaacaTGGTACAATTACTCCTGTCGGCTGCCTAATCGTTCGGCTTTCAGTCCGTTAACGTGTTTCAGCGATATTGGAATAGCCCTTTCACTTGCACGCATTGCGAGTACCGATAACGGACTAAATTGCGCCGACAGGACTACCTTGTATAGTTATACCATGGGATATAGACGATCCCCAAAAGTAACGGATCTTAGTCTTAAAAAAAGATCGAAACGAAATTCAAGATATTGTTCGAATTGTCTTGTTGCCTATCCATCGAATAGCTAAGAAAAACTATActtattgaaattaaaaatcattAATTAATTATCTCCGTTTCATAAGTTCGCAGTGTTTtcaatattaaaattatatactAGTAAAgactagttcccccaaaacaaGTTCCTCGCCGCTCTTATTCCCTAGGAACTTGAATacaatttaaaagaaaatgtatttCGATTTTGGCGCTCCTTGCCTGCATTTTTGGTAAGGCCTAGCACACCTACTTATGACGCATTACTTAAAACATGTTATTTATTTGTAGTTTGTATGTCTAGATTATCGATGTAGTACACGCACAAATAAACACTTTATCCTACATTATTCAAAAAAGTTCGGTAAAAAAGGTGATATACCAATTATACTTTACTTTCTGTTCCTGTTCCTCAATTTTTCTTCCTTAAGTTTCCTTGTTCTTACTCTTAACTACATTTATCAGTACGTAGTAGTGCTAAAAATGTTATTCCTTACACCTAGCCAAAAAAATAGTGACAATGATGGATTTAAGGAATAAAATACAATGTACAAAGCAGTCGAAGCCCGGATTttctaataaaaataaagtggGGGTGGGGAAACAACGTTTTCTATGGGGCGGGTTACTTTGGGAGTGGGTTGAAAAGGGGCATGGGCATAACATCAACATCACTTTGGCATAAATAGTCTTTTTGTGTTGCTGGATTATCCTGGAGACATAAGCTTTTAGATGTTGCGGTTTCGCTGATTGCCGCCTCGCTGGTT harbors:
- the LOC108015344 gene encoding HEAT repeat-containing protein 6, with protein sequence MKMDLHQKLLEAESGAEQREEQRQAHLQLIRELHHQLGIPVGVAADRLRQIIVEVRARGHLERLWQLWLNELVLARKIILVRSHLLVNELMTEGQQEQSAEALNLLLTLLKSTPKEKLAEFWPRLTALTQVKDIDAALLLLQCQEHVLAELEESQEESGHSRNLANSLIHMHFEGCWLTAKDEQLPLLLARSLDLLQKLVTRQPDYATQRLPEVMGLVQCYLQYGAEAESLVKPRKLPPAQQSADYGQEKDEPEHPPAQHSRSCGRKNKVRKMRSLAKQRNQGVSEPPEADPRDRVLLMGNQDYGCLTGDSAENCLPSDSDQQTEAKHLRQQQARVRISALHLLGALANQLPRRSLYGYWHVLFPYGDSGGSRHLLLIGQRDTNSRCRALALQLGSQLLYGSKMFLSQACSRGPSNFTPFAVSLASSVFAAYRTLSLILEREYTPPVLTQCLKCLAVLVQATPFDQLEMGFVYGFVGHVKKLAKSADPQVAVSALLVMEMLVGTAKLTPEIASSVGLSPSHRNIQLEQANAVQEYQELCDSDAEVELEEEEEGHAQKNDVSPVHTVSPSIPRNSWLLRQVLRYLEGPGTPATVRLECFQVLQAMATHIGLLRGHQARLARVISAGLCDPASDVKLYAARCLDSVGYQLGRLLPEPSERELQISFWLTLLPATYGAYDAAGFSLKCALCDALSNMGAFSFERLSDGQRTALLAFLSGCASDDHEEGLVRGAALRAMAVYVLQPSLKTDLGFLENAAELTLRIIGDSQLVVRIKAAWALGNISDALVAGIPNSTERISAELLGRLIQAAMKSCGDNDKVRANAVRALGNLLQILQLQPSENCDQMQLAMSKLLDCVRSSGTAKVKWNACHAIGNLVKHRAFLASSHLAGILFPALSQLVAQHTNFKVRTNAAGVLLQVVHREDLGSHLQLVWRSLLEGLERSNALDSFQEYNHRDALQQQLCLAIAHLLTLAMSSDLPAMRESLEEDRLEQVRATWRRVAYRVVPEQSAPLFTCSPLLEQRLQAEVTTQQRCALAFITSTLRLDT